Below is a genomic region from Euwallacea similis isolate ESF13 chromosome 32, ESF131.1, whole genome shotgun sequence.
ttatctcaaaatttcAGTGGACGGTCAACCCAAATCCATTTCCTCGGTCATCACCAACACAGACCGATCCAGCTACTTCAGCTTTACCGTGGACAGTCACACCTTTTACCGCCTAAACTACCCTATCAGACTCAACAGATGGTACCACACGTGCCAGAGCTGGAACGGAAAAACTGGAGAGTGGCAAATCTGGGTCAATGCTGAGAGAGTCGGAAGAGGGTTTCACAATAGGGTATGTTTGGTTTTCTCACTAGATAACTCTcttaaccaaaaaaatttcagcttGTAGGCCACGTGATCCCTTCAGGAGGAATTGCTATAACTGGACAGATTCAAAACCAACTAGGAGGAGGATTTCAGGAGGGATACGATGCTCCTAAAGGTTCCGGAGGAATGCTTGGGGAAATCACTATGGTACAACTGTATAGTGTGGCTTTGACTGCTGGTAAAGCGCATAAGGACCATAAGCACCACCATGCTCATCAATATGATCATAATGGGAATATGATCACCACTCCTCCTCCTTCAACAACAGTTCGGCCTCAGATCAACCATCCCCTCCTTACAGCGGGGCAGCTGAATAGAGGAACCAGGATTAACTTCGCTACAGGGCAACAACCCCAAATTATCCAAGGGCAGGATTATAGTGTAGGGTATGCAAATGGGCAGTTAGTGGGTGGTTTGGTAACTCAGCAACTCACCAAAGGAGTacagcagcagcagcaaaTACCTCTTCAGCAACAGAACGTCAATCCTCTAGATACTGGATTGTTTCAAACTTTCAACAGCATTGGTTATGGTTCTGGATCATTGAGTAATCCTGCTAACGTGCAGTTTATCAATAATTACCCTCAGCACTCATTATTCAAGAGACAAAATTATGAAGAGCCTCAATTTGGCGATAAATTACACAGCAAACGTGAGGCTAAGAAGAAGAGGGAGTTATTTGTTGCAGGAGGGACATTGTATGATGATAGTTCCGTTGAAGGCCCTTCTGTAGGGACTTCAACATATCAAAGCAGTTTGT
It encodes:
- the LOC136418095 gene encoding uncharacterized protein, which translates into the protein MSKMKVETLLQVLCLIAVTAKADIHDPESWQPLVPAGYYHSQPKQSYGELGFGLLGGGFSHEEVVPQSNDQCAIYKVGFSQDLYFQYIQYKTDIPDLKQFTLCYWAKFHNHSNDHPIFSYAVDGQPKSISSVITNTDRSSYFSFTVDSHTFYRLNYPIRLNRWYHTCQSWNGKTGEWQIWVNAERVGRGFHNRLVGHVIPSGGIAITGQIQNQLGGGFQEGYDAPKGSGGMLGEITMVQLYSVALTAGKAHKDHKHHHAHQYDHNGNMITTPPPSTTVRPQINHPLLTAGQLNRGTRINFATGQQPQIIQGQDYSVGYANGQLVGGLVTQQLTKGVQQQQQIPLQQQNVNPLDTGLFQTFNSIGYGSGSLSNPANVQFINNYPQHSLFKRQNYEEPQFGDKLHSKREAKKKRELFVAGGTLYDDSSVEGPSVGTSTYQSSLSYGLAGIGDNQPILKRQKENDEREPAEAEVKAVMNVCSACDLEPFDKALVFGWRTVPKKLFSGAFYTPAVPQCRAF